GTGCCGGTAAAGGATCACGCCGATTGGCCCTTCAATCACGGCTACGGTGAAGTGATTCGGCCGCCGTCGCATCGCGAGCTCGTCACCGCGCGCATCCGCCGCATCCTCGAACGAGCGCATACCGCAAGCGATCGCACGACAACGGCTGATGCCGAGTGGGCCGAAGAATTGATCGAACGCGCGAACGCCGCGTTAGCAGCACCTTTTACACCGTGCTTCACGATGGAGGACTACAAGGAAGGCAATGTAGTACTGAGTCGGACACCCGATGGATGGCAGGTCAGCGGAGCCTTCGACTTCATGGGATGCTATTTCGGCGACGGCGAGACCGATCTGTCGCGGATAACGGCCGAATATTTCGATCAGGATCTGGAGGTGGCGCGCGAGTTTCTGGCCACTTACCTGCGGCTCCGCGCGCCGCGACCCGGTTTCCGCGAACGCTTTCCCCTTTACATGCTGCTCGACCGACTGATCATCTGGGAATATATCCAACGCCACGAGGTCGAAGCCGCGGGCAAGATGGGAACCCTGCGCGACTGGGCCGAACGATATACGCAGATCGCGGACACGCTAGGATTCGATGGCTGAGCGAGGTTCTTTCTAGCGACCTTAGAATGCTGATTTCAGGAACTTCAGCACCAGTTCGTTGACGTGATCGGGGCGCTCCTGATGCACGAAATGCCCGGCGCCCGGCACGACCTCGATCTTCAATCCCTTCGGGAACAGCTTCTCCATCCCGTCGAGCGTTTCCGCGCCGATGCATCCGTCGTCGCGCCCGTGAATCATCATCGCGGGCACGTTGATCGGTATGTTCATCGCAGGCGCCAGAGCTTTAAGATCGACCGGCATGCTGAGCACCGGCCCGAGCGTGGCGCGATAGTAGCCGAGGGCCGCCTCGAGCGTGCCCTTGGCGCGGAAGCATCGCTTGAGCGCTTCCATGTCCGCGGCCGCCCATTTCCAGCCCGGCGACCAGTCGGCCCAACACTTTTCCAGGAACGCGAAGTCGTTGAAACTCACCGCGGCCCCGGCAATCGC
This region of Candidatus Binatus sp. genomic DNA includes:
- a CDS encoding aminoglycoside phosphotransferase family protein, whose product is MPQRIYETSKRLGPISHDQLSRAFARFDLGDLLAVEPVPLGLFGQNLFVTSSAGEFVFRGAPHGPAQFPTERFFTRLLHERTSVPVPWPYQIDDSCDFFPWSYVIMPRMPGLQVTDRKLRRELTGAELRAIARAMAYNLVAMQQVTMPYCARYDPDRDIVRPVPVKDHADWPFNHGYGEVIRPPSHRELVTARIRRILERAHTASDRTTTADAEWAEELIERANAALAAPFTPCFTMEDYKEGNVVLSRTPDGWQVSGAFDFMGCYFGDGETDLSRITAEYFDQDLEVAREFLATYLRLRAPRPGFRERFPLYMLLDRLIIWEYIQRHEVEAAGKMGTLRDWAERYTQIADTLGFDG